The sequence below is a genomic window from Ignavibacteriales bacterium.
AGGTTTATGCAAAGGGTCCAAACATTATGCTGGGTTATTACAAAAACCAAAAACTCAGCGATGAATCAATCGATAACGGCTGGTTCAGAACGGGTGATCTTGGTTTCTTCGACAGTGAGGGCTTTCTTCACATAAGCGGCAGACAGAAAAATGTTATCATTGCTAACAACGGTAAAAATGTTTTTCCGGAAGAGATTGAAGATATTCTTAACAGAAGTCCGTTTATACTTGAATCACTTGTTTATGGTGAAAAAGATGACAAGCATGATGAAATAATAGCTGTGCAAATTGTAACTGATGCGGAAGCATTTATTGAATTCTCTGAAAAGAACAATGTTCAGATTACTCCTGAATTAATTAACGAAACAATAAGCCAGGTTATTAAAGAAACGAACAAAGAACTTTCAAGCTATAAGCAGATAAAGAAATTTGTTGTACGTGAACAGGAATTTGAAAAGACAACAACACAAAAGATTAAAAGATATTTAGTTAAAAAGTCAGGTGAGAATTAATAACGAATGTTAAGCCTCGTTGAAAGTTTACATCTTTTTAAGTTAAATCAGGAATTAATTATAAAATTAAAATTGTAACACTTTTTAATGCTCTACTAAAAATATAAAGATGTCATCTTTGCCTACCTGGTAAAGATTTAAAGTAAGAATTTATTCTTGTCTCAACTTCATAGCCGTTTCAAATCACATCATAATTATTTAAGTTGAAGTAATCTTACGGAGGAAAAAATGCTGCAGTTTAATTACTCTTTCAAAATGTTATTTATTTGTACAACCATTCTTGTGTTTACTTCAACACAGCTTTACTCACAATGGACAAACGACCCATCAACAAATCTTACAGTATGCGATACAACCGGAGAACAGGCTCTGGCAAAAATAGTTTCTACTTCCGACGGCGGTACTTATGTATCCTGGTTTGATAACCGGTCAGGAAGTTATGCAGTGTACCTGCAGAGGTTAGATCCGATGGGAAATAAACTCTGGAGCAGCAATGGATTGCTTGTAAGTAATAATCCGCAATCAACTTCTCTTGTGGACTATGATCTTATTGCAGACCACAATAATAATGCAGTTATTGTTTTTACTGATACAAGAAATTCCGGAAACCTGAATGTGTTCGCTTATATGATAAGTCCATCGGGTAATTTTGTTTGGGGTGCTAACGGTGTCGGTTTATCATCAACGTCTGATTTTCAAGCCAATCCCAAAGTGGCGGAAACACTTGATGGTAATTTTGTGTTTGCATGGATCGTCGCCACATCTCCAACAAAAATCGGTTTACAAAAATTATCGTCAACAGGTGTAAAACAATGGGGCACAGACCCTATACTTATTTCATCCGCAACCGAAGGATTTAATTATCCTGCCGTTGTACAATCAGACAGCAACGCAGTTTTAGTTTTTCATACAGCAACAACGGGTTCATTCCCTGCACAGACGGTTAAACTGCGTGTAAATAAAATTCAATCAACCGGAACATTAAGCTGGGGTAGTTCCGGTATGAGTATTCAGGACCAGGGTAGAATTGCCGCATTCACTGTTCCAAAAGTTTATTCTGATAAAATGAACGGTGGAATAATTGCATGGCACGATGACCGTGATCAGAATAATCTTCAAAGCGCTTTTGTTCAGAGAGTATCTTCTGCGGGAACATTGTACTTTCCTGTTGATGGTGCAGAAGCTTCATTAATGGGCTCCCGCCATAAGTTCAATCCTGTCGCGACTATTAATCCTTCAACCAATGAAACATTTATTTTCTGGCGTGAGACAGATAACAATCAGAATTTTGATGGAATAACCGGGCAAAAACTTTCTTCCAATGGAAGCCGGTTATGGACTGATAACGGAAAAATATTCAGAGATCTTTTATCCGCCACAACTGACGGATTAAGCAGCTTGAACATTCAACGAGGCTCAGACAGGACGTACATGATGTACACGAAGAATAACGGTTCAGTTGTTAATCAACAAGTTGAAGCATTTGCCTGCAATGATAATGGTGATTATATCTGGAGCGGAAATACAGTAACGATGTCAACTGTTTCAAGTGAAAAACTTCAAATGGTTTCAACTGTTGACGTATTTGGAAATTGTAAAGCTGTATGGGGTGACAGAAGAACGGGTGCACAAGGTATTTATGCACAGGATATTAATATGAATGGACAACTTGGTAATCCTATTGTTCCTGTTGAATTAGTTTCATTCTCTGCCTCTGTTGTAAATGATGATGTTCATCTTGGTTGGGTAACTGCCAGTGAAACGAATAACTTTTGTTTTGATATAGAACGAAAACAAATGGCAAGTCTTCAGTCCACAGCCGGCAGTGAACTTTGGGAAATAATCGGGAATGTTGCAGGAAATGGAACAACAACAGAAGTCAATTCATATTCATTTGTTGATAACTCAGTATTCCCCGGCAAATATCAATACAGATTAAAGCAGTTTGATTTCGACGGAAGTTTTGAATACTCAAACATTATTGAAGTTGAAATTAATTTCATTAATGAATTTGCTCTTGAACAGAACTACCCGAATCCGTTTAATCCTTCTACAACAATTTACTATACCGTAGCGGACGCATATTTTGCGTCCGGTGTACCTGTAAGTTTACTGGTGTATGACATTTTAGGAAATGAAATCGCGACACTTGTTAGCGATATACAAATGCCCGGCGCATACAAAATTAATTTTGATGCAGGCAATTCACTTGCAAGCGGAATTTATTATTGCAGACTACAAGCAGGTTCCTTTAGTAAAACGATTAAGATGAATTTAATTAAATAGTATTTATGGCAGGCAGACTTAAAAAAATACTGAGCTCTTCTAAGACTTATAAGAAGAACCAGATTCCTATACTCAGAAAGATTGTGAAGTTAAAACAAACATTCTTTCATCTGTTTCATCTTTATGACACAACTGATGTTGAAGGTACAATTGATAGCATAAGCAGGAATGTAGCTTTCAGAGGCGTGAACAACTGGATGCTTATCTGTGCCGCGTTATTAGCGTCACTTGGACTTGATACCAATTCCCCTGCGGTAATTATCGGAGCTATGCTCATCTCGCCATTGATGTCTCCAATACTGGGAATAGGACTTGGTATCGGCGTCAATGATAAAGAGTTGATGATCAACTCAATTAAAAATTTTGCGTTTGCGGTAGGGCTAAGCCTGTTTGCGAGCGCAACATATTTTCTTTTAACTCCGCTCGGTGAGTTAACAAGCGAGATGAACGCACGCACTTCACCAACGCTTTTAGATGTTGGAATTGCTTTCTTTGGAGGAGTTGCAGGAATAGTTGCCGGTTCAAGGAAAGATAAAACAACGGCTATTCCGGGTGTTGCTATTGCCACAGCATTAATGCCGCCATTGTGTACAGCCGGTTTTGGTTTAGCAGCCGGAGATATGACAATTTTTTTTGGTGCGTTCTATTTGTTTTTTCTTAATGCCGTGTTCATAAGTCTCTCAACTTATTTTATTGTCAGACTGTTAAGATTTCCTTACAGGGCTTTCATTGATGCGAGGGCAAAATTAAAATTCAAAAGATGGTTAGCAGGCATAACAATTATTGTAATCATTCCAGCCGCAGTAATTTTTCTTGATGTAATTGATGATATCCGGACGAATAAAAAAATTCAGAACTTCATCCGTGAAAATGTTGAAACAGAAAATCGTAATTCAGTTAAATGGGAATTAATTGAGAATGATTCACTAAGAGTTGTAAAAGTTTATCTGCTTGGAGAAACAATTCTCCCGGATGAAGAATCTGCAATATCAGACAAACTTGCAAAACAGGAAGGTGATGATTTACAGATCAGGTTTGTACAGATGAACCTGCCGGATTATGAACGTGAAAAAATAGCGAGTGAAACCGCATTAAATGTTTTGAAAACTATTGAAGCCGGACAAATAGCAAGAAAGACAGAGCAGACAATAATCGATAGTCTTAACAGAAGAATTTTAAGACTGATGGGTGATACAATCCCGATGTATCAACTAAAAGGTGAGATTGAAGCACTGTTCCCGGAAATAAAAGATTTTTCATTCGCAAATGTTTTCCAGGGAACAAACTTAAGTAAGAGTGATACTATCCCTTCATTCCTTATCAGTTATAGTAAAAGGATGAGTATTTCATCACAGCGATCAACAGAAAAGAAGATTGAAACATTTTTACGCCAGCGTCTTAATAAAGATACTCTTTGGGTGATAAGCAGAAACTAAAATGGTATTGTCAACACCCCCAAACTCTTAATAGCATACGTATTAAACAGATCAAACAGATAAGAACTGATCTGTGTTAATCAGCTCCATCAGTCTGATCTGTGTGCTATTTGTGTTTACTTCAGCAATATCATCTTTTTAGTTTCAGAAAAATTCCCTGCGTGCCCGCCGCCAGGCGCGGCAGTTAACTTATAATAATAAACACCGCTTGCCAAGCCTTCTCCGTTGAATGTCACTTCATAAGTTCCTGCGGGTTTTTCTTCATTCATTAATGTTGTTACTTTACTTCCTAGCGCATCATATACTGCTAAAGTTACCATACGCTGAGACGGGGCATGCCCCGTCTCTACATCGGAAATACTGAATTTAATTTTTGTTGTTGGGTTAAATGGATTTGGATAATTCTGATTCAACAAAAAACTTTTGGGTAATGGAGATTCTAAACTACCGACAACATCCGATACAACTTTCGGTAAAGACGTTCTTCCTGGTCCGCCATAAACTCCCATATCATTTCTTAAAGTTCCTAAAGAAGGCAACTCAGCATTTCCCGGTGAATTAATATCTTCAGGATCATTATAAACTGAAGAACTATCTCCCGCATCAATGCAAAGTGAGCCCTGCAGCAGATAAAAATTTGTCGTATCAAAAAGAGGATTTTCATTAATGTTCCCTGTGCCGTTGTATCCACCCTGAACATCATTATATGAAATGCTTGCGGATGCAGAAGTCAGTCTTAACTGCGGATTGACAGGCGCTGTATTACCCCAAAGAATATTGTTCTTCACAACCACATTATTTGTTCCCCATAAAAATACTCCGCCTCCGTTAGTTGCGGATGAATTATAAACAATAGTATTGTTCACTAACAGTTTTACTTTATTCTGAAAATGATTTCCAAGAATCCAAACTCCTGCTCCTGCATAGTCTTCACCTCCGCTGTTCCTTGCAATAATGTTGTTTGTTATTACCGCTCCGGCATAATTTAAAACTATTCCTCCTCCGTATCTTCCCCTGTTCTCAACAATTATATTATTTGCAATGGTAGGATTTCCATCACCGCAACGGATGCCTCCGCCTCCGGCACTGGTAAGTCCGGTTTTGTCATAAGCATCATTATCCCTGATTATGTTAAATAAGATTCTTGGTGCCCAGTACTGAATAAGTATTCCTCCGCCTTCCCTGTAATAGCTGCCAAGATTATGTTCGTCTTCCCACGAAGTTCCTTTCCCGCCTGTTAAAGTGAATCCAATTAATGCGGCGGATGTATCAAGTGATGATGATTGATCAAGCTTGTACATTAAAACACAACTTGCCGAGTCCGGGTTTGATGGCTGACTGCCATTTATGATTGTTTGTTCTACATCTTCAAAGTTCCCGCCGAAAATAAATTCACTTGCTAAAGTA
It includes:
- a CDS encoding T9SS type A sorting domain-containing protein, yielding MLQFNYSFKMLFICTTILVFTSTQLYSQWTNDPSTNLTVCDTTGEQALAKIVSTSDGGTYVSWFDNRSGSYAVYLQRLDPMGNKLWSSNGLLVSNNPQSTSLVDYDLIADHNNNAVIVFTDTRNSGNLNVFAYMISPSGNFVWGANGVGLSSTSDFQANPKVAETLDGNFVFAWIVATSPTKIGLQKLSSTGVKQWGTDPILISSATEGFNYPAVVQSDSNAVLVFHTATTGSFPAQTVKLRVNKIQSTGTLSWGSSGMSIQDQGRIAAFTVPKVYSDKMNGGIIAWHDDRDQNNLQSAFVQRVSSAGTLYFPVDGAEASLMGSRHKFNPVATINPSTNETFIFWRETDNNQNFDGITGQKLSSNGSRLWTDNGKIFRDLLSATTDGLSSLNIQRGSDRTYMMYTKNNGSVVNQQVEAFACNDNGDYIWSGNTVTMSTVSSEKLQMVSTVDVFGNCKAVWGDRRTGAQGIYAQDINMNGQLGNPIVPVELVSFSASVVNDDVHLGWVTASETNNFCFDIERKQMASLQSTAGSELWEIIGNVAGNGTTTEVNSYSFVDNSVFPGKYQYRLKQFDFDGSFEYSNIIEVEINFINEFALEQNYPNPFNPSTTIYYTVADAYFASGVPVSLLVYDILGNEIATLVSDIQMPGAYKINFDAGNSLASGIYYCRLQAGSFSKTIKMNLIK
- a CDS encoding DUF389 domain-containing protein, which encodes MAGRLKKILSSSKTYKKNQIPILRKIVKLKQTFFHLFHLYDTTDVEGTIDSISRNVAFRGVNNWMLICAALLASLGLDTNSPAVIIGAMLISPLMSPILGIGLGIGVNDKELMINSIKNFAFAVGLSLFASATYFLLTPLGELTSEMNARTSPTLLDVGIAFFGGVAGIVAGSRKDKTTAIPGVAIATALMPPLCTAGFGLAAGDMTIFFGAFYLFFLNAVFISLSTYFIVRLLRFPYRAFIDARAKLKFKRWLAGITIIVIIPAAVIFLDVIDDIRTNKKIQNFIRENVETENRNSVKWELIENDSLRVVKVYLLGETILPDEESAISDKLAKQEGDDLQIRFVQMNLPDYEREKIASETALNVLKTIEAGQIARKTEQTIIDSLNRRILRLMGDTIPMYQLKGEIEALFPEIKDFSFANVFQGTNLSKSDTIPSFLISYSKRMSISSQRSTEKKIETFLRQRLNKDTLWVISRN
- a CDS encoding T9SS type A sorting domain-containing protein gives rise to the protein MGVYGGPGRTSLPKVVSDVVGSLESPLPKSFLLNQNYPNPFNPTTKIKFSISDVETGHAPSQRMVTLAVYDALGSKVTTLMNEEKPAGTYEVTFNGEGLASGVYYYKLTAAPGGGHAGNFSETKKMILLK